The following proteins are encoded in a genomic region of Pseudomonas sp. Os17:
- a CDS encoding cyclic peptide export ABC transporter — translation MNSPPRSRSAIRDLLGLLKPFWPTVAVSIVLGIIGGLSITVLLATINQALNGADGLSRGVVLTFAGLCLLALLCSILSDIGSNYVGQHIISKLRKDLGEKVLSAPIEQIERYRSHRLIPVLTHDIDTISDFAFAFAPLAISLTVTLGCLGYLALLSWPMFLLMLVAIVIGCSVQFVAQTKGIKGFMDARDEEDNLQKHYNAIADGAKELRIHRPRRNRMFNQRIKHSAEHICNKQIESVNIFIVAKTFGSMLFFVVIGLALALQSFWPNNDRAVMSGFVLVLLYMKGPLELLIGNLPIVSRAQVAFRRIAELSERFSSPEPHLLLSETASQPQTVHSLELHDVRYAFPAVEGSAPFALGPVNLRIKQGDIVFIVGENGCGKTTLIKLLLGLYRPQEGEIRLNGRPVTAETRDDYRQLFTTIFADYYLFDDLVQGGEQLPEEAEQYLRRLEIGHKVSIRDGAFTTTDLSTGQRKRLALVNAWIEERPVLVFDEWAADQDPTFRRIFYTELLPDLKRLGKTIIVISHDDRYFDIADQLVRMEAGKVSCELEPA, via the coding sequence ATGAACAGCCCTCCGCGTAGCCGCAGCGCCATCCGTGACCTGCTGGGCCTGCTCAAACCTTTCTGGCCCACCGTGGCCGTCTCGATCGTGCTGGGCATCATCGGCGGCCTGAGCATCACCGTCCTGCTGGCGACCATCAACCAGGCCCTGAACGGCGCCGACGGCCTCAGTCGCGGCGTGGTCCTGACCTTCGCCGGGCTGTGCCTGCTGGCGCTGCTGTGTTCGATTCTGTCGGACATCGGCAGCAACTACGTCGGCCAGCACATCATCAGCAAGCTGCGCAAAGACCTGGGGGAAAAAGTCCTCAGCGCGCCCATCGAGCAGATCGAACGCTATCGCAGCCATCGCCTGATCCCGGTACTGACCCACGACATCGACACCATCAGCGACTTCGCCTTCGCCTTTGCGCCACTGGCCATTTCCCTGACCGTGACCCTGGGCTGCCTGGGTTACCTGGCCCTGCTCTCATGGCCGATGTTCCTGCTGATGCTGGTGGCCATCGTGATTGGTTGCAGCGTGCAGTTTGTTGCGCAAACCAAGGGCATCAAGGGCTTCATGGACGCCCGGGATGAAGAGGACAACCTGCAAAAGCACTACAACGCCATTGCCGACGGCGCCAAGGAACTGCGCATCCACCGGCCGCGCCGCAACCGCATGTTCAACCAGCGGATCAAGCACAGCGCCGAGCACATCTGCAACAAACAGATCGAGTCGGTGAACATTTTCATCGTCGCCAAGACCTTCGGCTCCATGCTGTTTTTCGTGGTCATCGGCCTGGCCCTGGCCCTGCAGTCCTTCTGGCCCAACAACGACCGCGCAGTGATGAGCGGCTTCGTCCTGGTGCTGCTGTACATGAAGGGCCCCCTGGAATTGCTGATCGGCAACCTGCCGATTGTCAGCCGCGCCCAGGTGGCCTTCCGCCGCATCGCCGAACTGTCCGAGCGCTTCTCCTCCCCCGAACCGCACCTGCTGCTCAGTGAAACCGCAAGCCAACCCCAGACCGTGCACAGCCTGGAACTGCACGATGTGCGCTACGCCTTCCCGGCCGTCGAAGGCAGCGCGCCCTTTGCCCTGGGTCCGGTGAACCTGCGGATCAAGCAGGGCGACATCGTCTTCATCGTTGGCGAGAACGGCTGCGGCAAGACCACCCTGATCAAGCTGCTACTGGGCCTGTACCGACCCCAGGAAGGCGAGATCCGCCTCAACGGCCGCCCTGTCACCGCCGAGACCCGCGACGACTATCGACAACTGTTCACCACCATCTTTGCCGACTACTACCTGTTCGATGACCTGGTCCAGGGTGGCGAACAACTGCCCGAAGAGGCCGAACAGTATCTGCGCCGCCTGGAGATCGGGCACAAGGTGAGCATCCGCGACGGGGCCTTCACCACCACCGATCTGTCCACCGGACAACGCAAGCGACTGGCGCTGGTCAACGCCTGGATCGAGGAACGCCCGGTGCTGGTGTTCGACGAATGGGCCGCCGACCAGGACCCGACCTTCCGGCGGATTTTCTACACCGAGCTGCTGCCGGACCTCAAACGCCTGGGCAAGACCATCATCGTCATCTCCCACGACGATCGCTATTTCGACATTGCCGACCAGTTGGTGCGCATGGAAGCGGGCAAGGTCAGTTGCGAACTCGAACCGGCCTGA
- a CDS encoding GNAT family N-acetyltransferase, producing the protein MKAALFTLSLSDGSTASVHDAEENQGSLHTEGFAALTFRSDGELIEIAGEIAPNYPASALLALLGGHFCYKKKSAQVRVRLRASRDFAVSAIRQGVFDTLLAVDAHQVELQCRRSTFWQHPLPWLSAPASAHTAPFYQFSGEKRHPQRPPLPQGEVYRRRLPGLNTEFSLRTIDPDRDLQAFNRWMNLEQVAFFWEQAGSLDEHAAYLQDMLADPRVHPLIGCYDDEPFAYFEVYWCKEDRIAPYYDVQDHDRGWHVVVGENKHQGIGKLKGWFNSLMHYMFLDDPRTQRILGEPRIDHDRQIDFLKSQGFGHLKDIQLAHKKAALLRLEREFFFDRPL; encoded by the coding sequence ATGAAAGCAGCTTTGTTCACCCTGTCGCTGAGCGACGGTTCCACCGCCAGCGTGCATGACGCCGAAGAGAACCAGGGCAGCCTGCACACCGAGGGCTTCGCGGCACTGACCTTTCGCAGCGATGGCGAACTGATCGAGATCGCCGGCGAGATTGCCCCCAACTACCCGGCCAGTGCGCTGCTGGCCTTGTTGGGCGGGCATTTCTGCTACAAGAAGAAGTCCGCCCAGGTGCGGGTTCGCCTGCGTGCCAGCCGCGACTTTGCCGTGTCAGCCATCCGCCAGGGGGTCTTTGACACCTTGCTCGCCGTCGATGCCCACCAGGTGGAGCTACAGTGCCGACGCAGTACCTTCTGGCAGCACCCGCTGCCCTGGCTCAGCGCTCCGGCCAGCGCCCACACCGCGCCCTTCTACCAGTTCAGCGGCGAGAAACGTCACCCGCAACGCCCGCCACTGCCCCAGGGCGAGGTGTACCGCCGTCGTCTGCCGGGGCTCAACACCGAGTTCAGCCTGCGCACCATCGATCCGGACCGCGACCTGCAAGCCTTCAATCGCTGGATGAACCTGGAACAGGTGGCGTTCTTCTGGGAGCAGGCCGGTAGCCTCGACGAGCACGCCGCCTATCTGCAAGACATGCTCGCCGACCCGCGGGTCCATCCGCTGATCGGCTGCTACGACGACGAGCCCTTCGCCTACTTCGAAGTCTACTGGTGCAAGGAAGACCGCATCGCCCCCTACTACGACGTGCAGGACCACGACCGCGGCTGGCACGTGGTGGTGGGCGAGAACAAGCACCAGGGCATCGGCAAGCTCAAGGGCTGGTTCAATTCGCTGATGCACTACATGTTCCTGGATGATCCACGTACCCAGCGCATCCTTGGCGAACCGCGCATCGACCATGACCGGCAGATCGACTTCCTCAAGTCCCAGGGCTTCGGTCACCTGAAGGACATCCAACTGGCCCACAAGAAAGCCGCTCTGCTGCGCCTGGAACGCGAGTTCTTCTTCGATCGGCCACTTTGA
- the pvdO gene encoding dihydropyoverdine dehydrogenase, whose amino-acid sequence MKQHSLSTALRPPLASLSLALLLSLLLPTAAQAAASPQPGKVFKDCKDCPEMVVLPAGTFTMGTPADEVGRQEDEGPMHEVTFAKPFAIGRFQVLAGEWATYLKETGYQMPDGDTRPGRECKAGKPRYPVGPRQPAVCMDFNEAQAYTAWLSKRTGQHYYIVSEAMREYAARAGSTGPFPFPFDEGKEYSIAKHANTYGPEDGFSFTSPAGSFPPNAFGVYDMHGNVYEFTPDCWHDSYVGAPTDGSAWTEPNCSVLQMRGNDWTEAPIFSRSGNRNNIYPTDRGDWLGFRVARDL is encoded by the coding sequence ATGAAACAGCATTCACTGAGCACCGCCCTCCGCCCGCCCCTGGCCAGCCTCTCCCTGGCCTTGCTGCTGAGCCTGTTGCTGCCGACCGCCGCCCAGGCCGCCGCCTCGCCCCAGCCGGGCAAGGTGTTCAAGGACTGCAAGGACTGTCCGGAAATGGTGGTGCTGCCCGCCGGCACCTTCACCATGGGTACCCCCGCTGACGAGGTCGGCCGCCAGGAGGACGAAGGTCCGATGCATGAAGTGACCTTCGCCAAGCCATTCGCCATCGGACGCTTCCAGGTCCTGGCCGGCGAATGGGCCACCTACCTGAAGGAAACCGGCTACCAGATGCCCGACGGCGACACGCGCCCCGGTCGCGAATGCAAGGCCGGTAAACCCCGCTACCCAGTCGGCCCGCGCCAACCGGCGGTGTGCATGGACTTCAACGAAGCCCAGGCCTACACCGCCTGGCTGTCCAAGCGCACCGGCCAGCACTACTACATCGTCAGCGAAGCCATGCGCGAATACGCGGCCCGCGCCGGCAGCACCGGCCCCTTCCCCTTCCCTTTCGACGAGGGCAAGGAATACAGCATTGCCAAGCACGCCAACACCTACGGCCCGGAAGACGGCTTCAGCTTCACTTCGCCCGCCGGCTCCTTCCCCCCTAACGCCTTTGGCGTCTACGACATGCACGGCAATGTCTACGAGTTCACCCCCGACTGCTGGCATGACAGCTATGTCGGCGCCCCCACCGACGGTAGCGCCTGGACCGAGCCCAACTGCAGCGTCCTGCAGATGCGCGGCAACGACTGGACCGAAGCGCCGATTTTTTCCCGCTCAGGCAACCGCAACAACATCTACCCCACCGATCGTGGTGACTGGCTGGGGTTCCGGGTTGCCCGCGACCTTTGA